The following proteins are encoded in a genomic region of Streptomyces lunaelactis:
- a CDS encoding YihY/virulence factor BrkB family protein → MHDRDDDAGGASMRQSARRLAKAVQSLRTRLPFVSRAAEQLLRVSILDNGTRIAAQVFVGVIPALFVITAFAPAVLRDQLVSTVRAEFGLRGETLSQVQQLLRAGGDSETRDAFGAVGAVVVLLSATTCSRALQRVCERSWHLPGAAIHVVAWRWMVWLVVWLVVLLLLGPLHDAFGAGTALGVPLTVVSSVLLWWWTQYLLLGGRVPWLPLLPGAVMSGTAVVVLSWAARLYLPNELDRSVAQFGPYGAVFSLLSWLIVLCAAVTAAIALGQVVATEPFVARLLGTATRNSDPDRSGPDQD, encoded by the coding sequence GTGCATGACCGTGACGATGACGCGGGCGGCGCCTCGATGAGGCAGTCCGCACGCCGCCTTGCCAAGGCTGTCCAGTCGCTGCGCACGCGCCTGCCGTTCGTCTCCCGCGCCGCCGAACAGCTGCTGCGCGTCAGCATCCTGGACAACGGCACGCGGATCGCGGCGCAGGTCTTCGTCGGCGTCATTCCCGCGCTGTTCGTGATCACCGCATTCGCCCCGGCCGTCTTGCGTGACCAGCTGGTGTCCACGGTGCGAGCGGAGTTCGGCCTGCGGGGCGAGACGCTCTCCCAGGTGCAGCAGTTGCTGCGGGCGGGCGGGGACAGCGAGACCCGGGACGCGTTCGGTGCCGTCGGGGCAGTGGTGGTCCTGCTGTCCGCGACGACGTGCAGCCGTGCCCTGCAGCGGGTGTGCGAGCGCTCCTGGCACCTGCCCGGGGCGGCGATCCACGTGGTCGCCTGGAGGTGGATGGTGTGGCTGGTCGTGTGGCTGGTCGTGCTGCTTCTGCTGGGACCGCTGCACGATGCCTTCGGAGCGGGTACGGCGCTGGGTGTGCCGCTGACGGTGGTCTCGAGTGTGCTGCTGTGGTGGTGGACCCAGTATCTGCTGCTGGGCGGCCGCGTGCCCTGGCTGCCGCTGCTGCCCGGTGCGGTGATGAGCGGTACGGCCGTGGTGGTGCTGAGCTGGGCGGCACGCCTGTATCTGCCGAATGAACTGGACCGCAGCGTCGCGCAGTTCGGGCCGTACGGAGCGGTGTTCAGCCTCCTGTCGTGGCTGATCGTCCTGTGTGCCGCCGTCACGGCGGCCATCGCCCTCGGCCAAGTCGTCGCGACCGAGCCGTTCGTGGCCCGACTACTCGGCACCGCTACCCGGAACTCGGATCCTGACCGGAGCGGTCCTGATCAGGACTGA
- a CDS encoding WhiB family transcriptional regulator has translation MPINTTTDKELSWQETALCAQTGPEFFFPAPGSSTREAKQLCGACEGRVACLEYALAHDERFGVWGGLSEKERYSLKRDQG, from the coding sequence ATGCCGATCAATACCACCACCGACAAAGAACTCTCCTGGCAGGAGACCGCGTTGTGCGCCCAGACGGGGCCGGAATTCTTCTTTCCGGCCCCGGGGTCGTCGACGCGCGAGGCGAAGCAGTTGTGCGGGGCTTGCGAGGGGCGGGTGGCGTGCCTGGAGTACGCGCTGGCTCATGATGAGAGATTTGGGGTGTGGGGCGGGCTTTCGGAGAAGGAGCGGTACAGCTTGAAGCGCGACCAGGGCTGA
- a CDS encoding peptidoglycan recognition protein family protein, translated as MTIDRRMLLRGMGRAAAAGVIAAALAASDKGRPSASAPAEGRTRPRPRAEPAAPWTAARPAVVLRTDWQPTPLPRRKPELSATSVKAVFIHHSNSGNDYTPQDVPALIRALSDDHVDNRDWDDVGYNFFVDRTGTIYEGRTGGIDNPVVGAHTVGFNIGSVGIAAIGTYGTGASVPAPMLEAISRLAAWKLGLYGIDPRGSTLLVSTNDASKYPKGSRVTFPTISGHRDGCWTRCPGSALYTLLPEIRDRAARLQGRVPA; from the coding sequence ATGACCATCGACCGGCGCATGCTGCTGCGCGGCATGGGCAGGGCAGCCGCGGCAGGCGTGATCGCGGCCGCACTGGCCGCGAGCGACAAGGGAAGGCCGTCCGCGTCGGCGCCCGCGGAAGGCCGCACCCGGCCGCGTCCGCGGGCCGAGCCCGCCGCGCCGTGGACCGCAGCCCGGCCGGCTGTCGTACTCCGGACGGACTGGCAGCCCACACCGCTGCCGCGGCGGAAACCCGAGCTGTCCGCGACCTCGGTCAAGGCGGTCTTCATCCATCACTCGAACAGCGGCAACGACTACACGCCGCAAGACGTCCCCGCTCTGATCCGTGCCCTCTCCGACGACCACGTCGACAACCGGGACTGGGACGACGTCGGATACAACTTCTTCGTCGACCGGACCGGCACCATCTACGAGGGGCGCACCGGGGGCATCGACAATCCCGTCGTCGGCGCGCACACCGTGGGATTCAACATCGGCAGCGTCGGCATAGCGGCCATCGGGACGTACGGCACCGGGGCGAGCGTGCCCGCGCCGATGCTCGAGGCGATATCCCGCCTCGCCGCGTGGAAGCTCGGTCTGTACGGGATCGACCCCCGCGGCAGCACACTCCTGGTCTCCACCAACGACGCCAGCAAATACCCGAAGGGCAGCCGGGTCACCTTTCCCACGATCTCGGGGCACCGCGACGGCTGCTGGACACGCTGCCCCGGCTCCGCGCTCTACACGCTCCTGCCGGAGATCCGCGACCGCGCCGCCCGTCTCCAGGGCCGAGTGCCTGCTTAG
- a CDS encoding multicopper oxidase domain-containing protein, translating into MDRRSFNMRLLAGSAVAATGVTSLSLASAPSATSAEGAPRTAPAGGAVRHLKLYAEKLADGQMAYGLEKGKASIPGPLIELVEGDTLHIEFENAMDVPVSLHAHGVDYDIANDGTRMSKSHVEPGGTRTYTWRTHTPGKRADGTWRAGSAGYWHYHDHVVGTEHGTGGIRKGLYGPVVVRRKGDILPDKQFTIVFNDMTINNKPADQSPDFRATVGDRVEIVMITHGEYYHTFHMHGHRWADNRTGLLEGAADVSRVIDNKITGPADSFGFQIIAGEHVGAGAWMYHCHVQSHSDMGMAGLFLVAKPDGTIPGYEAHHPAGARTNAKSNAKASAGASAGTGAEAGAKSGADGASPGGHSH; encoded by the coding sequence ATGGACAGACGGAGCTTCAACATGCGCCTGCTGGCGGGGAGCGCGGTCGCGGCGACGGGAGTGACATCGTTGTCGCTCGCCTCCGCCCCGAGCGCGACCTCGGCGGAGGGCGCACCCAGGACTGCCCCGGCCGGGGGCGCGGTACGCCATCTCAAGCTGTACGCGGAGAAGCTGGCGGACGGTCAGATGGCCTACGGCCTGGAGAAGGGCAAGGCGTCGATCCCGGGACCGCTGATCGAACTGGTCGAGGGTGACACGCTGCACATCGAGTTCGAGAACGCCATGGATGTGCCGGTCAGTCTGCATGCGCACGGCGTGGACTACGACATCGCCAACGACGGCACCAGGATGAGCAAGAGCCATGTGGAGCCGGGCGGCACCCGTACGTACACCTGGCGCACCCACACGCCGGGCAAGCGCGCCGACGGCACGTGGCGGGCGGGCAGTGCGGGCTACTGGCACTACCACGACCATGTGGTGGGCACGGAGCACGGCACGGGCGGCATCCGCAAGGGGCTCTACGGTCCTGTGGTGGTCCGCAGGAAGGGCGACATCCTGCCGGACAAGCAGTTCACGATCGTCTTCAACGACATGACGATCAACAACAAGCCGGCCGACCAGAGCCCCGACTTCCGGGCCACGGTGGGCGACCGGGTCGAGATCGTGATGATCACGCACGGCGAGTACTACCACACGTTCCATATGCACGGTCATCGCTGGGCCGACAACAGAACGGGTCTGCTGGAGGGGGCGGCCGACGTCAGCCGGGTGATCGACAACAAGATCACGGGTCCGGCGGACTCCTTCGGCTTCCAGATCATCGCGGGCGAGCATGTGGGGGCGGGGGCCTGGATGTACCACTGCCATGTGCAGAGCCACTCCGACATGGGGATGGCAGGGCTGTTCCTGGTGGCGAAGCCGGACGGCACGATTCCGGGGTATGAGGCGCACCATCCGGCGGGCGCGAGGACGAACGCGAAGTCGAACGCGAAGGCAAGCGCCGGGGCAAGCGCCGGGACGGGCGCGGAGGCGGGTGCCAAGTCGGGCGCCGACGGGGCGAGTCCGGGCGGCCACAGCCACTGA
- a CDS encoding acyl-ACP desaturase codes for MTITSPHLGSSEAWTDARLLFALEEVVEKELNRHLKVAKDWMPHEYVPFSDGRNFPGFFEDGQAWESEQSKVTDIGKIALVVNLLTEDNLPSYHHEIASLFGRDGAWGTWVHRWTAEEGRHGIVMRDYLLTSRAVDPDKLEQFRMAHMAEGFESDNRHSMLHSVAYVAFQELATRVSHRNTGHQSGDPVCDRMLARIATDENLHMVFYRNLLGAAFEMAPDLTMQSVRDVVVNFRMPGHGMPGFERAAAQMAIGEIYNMRIHHDDVLQPVLRFLKVLEIDGLGPDGLKAQEELGLYMGGLDSEASKFDAKLAARKERMAARAAL; via the coding sequence GTGACGATCACCTCTCCCCACCTCGGCAGTTCGGAAGCGTGGACCGACGCCCGACTGCTGTTCGCGCTGGAAGAGGTGGTGGAGAAGGAACTCAACCGCCATCTCAAAGTTGCCAAGGACTGGATGCCCCACGAGTACGTCCCGTTCTCCGACGGCCGGAACTTCCCCGGCTTCTTCGAGGACGGCCAGGCCTGGGAGTCCGAGCAGTCCAAGGTGACCGACATCGGCAAGATCGCGCTGGTCGTGAACCTGCTGACCGAGGACAACCTCCCCAGCTACCACCACGAGATCGCCAGCCTCTTCGGCCGCGACGGCGCCTGGGGCACCTGGGTGCACCGCTGGACCGCGGAGGAGGGCCGGCACGGCATCGTGATGCGCGACTACCTGCTGACCTCGCGCGCCGTCGACCCGGACAAGCTCGAGCAGTTCCGTATGGCACACATGGCCGAGGGCTTCGAGTCCGACAACCGCCACTCGATGCTGCACTCCGTGGCGTACGTCGCCTTCCAGGAGCTCGCGACCCGCGTCTCGCACCGCAACACCGGCCACCAGTCGGGCGACCCGGTCTGCGACCGGATGCTGGCGCGGATCGCGACCGACGAGAACCTGCACATGGTCTTCTACCGCAATCTGCTGGGCGCGGCCTTCGAGATGGCCCCGGATCTGACCATGCAGTCCGTGCGCGATGTCGTCGTCAACTTCCGGATGCCCGGACACGGCATGCCCGGCTTCGAGCGGGCCGCCGCACAGATGGCGATCGGCGAGATCTACAACATGCGGATCCACCACGACGATGTGCTGCAGCCGGTGCTGCGCTTCCTGAAGGTGCTGGAGATCGACGGTCTCGGCCCCGACGGGCTCAAGGCGCAGGAGGAGCTCGGCCTGTACATGGGCGGGCTGGACTCCGAGGCGAGCAAGTTCGACGCAAAGCTCGCGGCCCGCAAGGAGCGGATGGCGGCCCGAGCGGCGCTCTGA
- the ddaH gene encoding dimethylargininase: MPSQKALIRRPSPRLSEGLVTHIERTPVDAALALEQWETYAETLREHGWETVETEPADDCPDGVFIEDTVVMFRNVALIARPGAESRRPETAAVEETLARLGCSVNWVWEPGTLDGGDVLKVGDTIYVGRGGRTNAAGVQQLRAAFEPLGARVVAVPLSKVLHLKTAVTALPDSTVIGYPPLVENPTVFPRHLPVPEESGAHVVLLGGGKLLMAASAPKSAELFTDLGYQPVAVDISEFEKLEGCVTCLSVRLRDLYA; this comes from the coding sequence GTGCCCAGCCAGAAGGCCCTGATCCGCCGCCCCAGCCCCCGGCTCTCCGAAGGTCTCGTCACCCACATCGAGCGCACCCCCGTCGATGCCGCCCTCGCGTTGGAACAGTGGGAGACCTACGCGGAGACGCTGCGCGAGCACGGCTGGGAGACCGTCGAGACGGAACCGGCCGACGACTGCCCGGACGGCGTGTTCATCGAGGACACGGTCGTCATGTTCCGCAATGTCGCGCTGATCGCCCGCCCGGGGGCCGAGTCCCGCAGGCCGGAGACCGCGGCCGTTGAGGAGACCCTGGCCCGGCTCGGCTGCTCGGTGAACTGGGTGTGGGAGCCGGGCACCCTCGACGGCGGCGATGTGCTGAAGGTCGGCGACACGATCTACGTGGGCCGCGGCGGCCGTACGAACGCGGCAGGCGTCCAGCAGCTGCGCGCCGCCTTCGAGCCGCTGGGTGCACGCGTCGTCGCCGTCCCCTTGAGCAAGGTGCTGCATCTGAAGACCGCTGTGACCGCGCTGCCGGATTCCACCGTCATCGGATACCCGCCACTGGTGGAGAACCCGACCGTCTTCCCCCGTCATCTCCCCGTCCCGGAGGAGTCCGGCGCGCATGTGGTGCTGCTCGGTGGCGGGAAGCTGCTGATGGCCGCCAGCGCACCGAAGTCCGCGGAGCTGTTCACGGATCTCGGCTACCAGCCGGTAGCGGTGGACATCAGCGAGTTCGAGAAGCTCGAAGGGTGCGTGACCTGCCTCTCCGTACGCCTCCGTGACCTGTACGCATAA
- a CDS encoding ABC-F family ATP-binding cassette domain-containing protein, which produces MSTAPTHITCSSLTFAWPDGTGVFDDFQLAVGPGRTGLVGVNGSGKSTLLRLIAGDLTPSGGVVRTAGGIGYLPQNLVLDTGLPVDEVLGIAAARTALHAIEAGDPREEHFTAVGDDWDVEERALAALDQLGLGHIGLDRTIGEVSGGEGVLLRLAALLLARPGVLLLDEPTNNLDLYARRRLYDAVAAWSGVMVVVSHDRELLELVDQIADLRDGEVHWYGGKFSAYEEALAVEQDAAERMVRVAEADVQRQKRELADAQIKLARRKRYGQKMSDSKREPKIVMGARKRAAQESAGKHRIMHTERLADAKERLGEAVDAVRDDDEIRIELPFTKVHPGRGVLRLSDLTLRYGAEVKGEFEVRGPERIALVGRNGAGKTTLLRTITGELAPVAGEAVAEVPLHFLPQRLDVLDDELSVVENVARFAPDAANNRIRARLARFLFRGARADQPAGTLSGGERFRAALAALLLAEPAPQLLMLDEPTNNLDMASVRKLTAALESYEGALIVASHDVPFLESIGITRWLLLDGELRDIRADEVLGDPR; this is translated from the coding sequence ATGTCTACTGCCCCCACCCACATCACCTGCTCCTCACTCACCTTCGCCTGGCCGGACGGCACCGGGGTGTTCGACGACTTCCAGCTCGCGGTCGGCCCGGGCAGGACCGGCCTGGTCGGCGTCAACGGCTCTGGAAAGTCAACGCTGTTGCGGCTGATCGCCGGTGATCTCACACCGTCCGGCGGAGTGGTACGCACCGCGGGCGGGATCGGCTACCTCCCGCAGAACCTGGTGCTGGACACCGGCCTGCCGGTGGACGAGGTGCTGGGCATCGCCGCCGCGCGCACCGCACTGCACGCCATCGAGGCGGGCGATCCGCGCGAGGAGCACTTCACGGCGGTCGGCGACGACTGGGACGTCGAGGAGCGGGCCCTCGCCGCCCTCGATCAGCTCGGCCTCGGCCATATCGGGCTCGACCGCACCATCGGCGAGGTGTCGGGCGGCGAGGGCGTACTGCTGCGGCTGGCGGCCCTGCTGCTGGCCAGGCCCGGAGTGCTGCTGCTCGACGAGCCGACCAACAACCTCGACCTGTACGCGCGGCGGCGGCTGTACGACGCCGTCGCCGCCTGGTCCGGGGTGATGGTCGTGGTCAGTCACGACCGCGAACTCCTGGAGCTGGTCGACCAGATCGCCGATCTGCGCGACGGCGAGGTCCACTGGTACGGCGGCAAATTCTCCGCGTACGAGGAGGCACTCGCCGTCGAGCAGGACGCCGCCGAGCGCATGGTGCGCGTCGCGGAAGCCGACGTACAGCGGCAGAAGCGTGAACTGGCGGATGCCCAGATCAAGTTGGCCCGCCGCAAGCGGTACGGACAGAAGATGTCGGACTCCAAGCGAGAGCCGAAGATCGTCATGGGGGCGCGCAAACGCGCGGCGCAGGAATCGGCGGGCAAGCACCGCATCATGCACACCGAGCGGCTCGCCGATGCGAAGGAGCGGCTCGGCGAGGCCGTGGACGCGGTCCGCGACGACGACGAGATCCGTATCGAGCTGCCGTTCACCAAGGTCCATCCGGGCCGGGGCGTACTGCGGCTTTCTGATCTGACGCTTCGTTACGGGGCCGAGGTGAAGGGAGAGTTCGAGGTCCGCGGCCCGGAGCGGATCGCGCTGGTGGGACGCAATGGAGCGGGCAAGACGACGCTGCTGCGTACGATCACCGGCGAGTTGGCGCCGGTCGCGGGCGAGGCGGTGGCCGAGGTACCGCTCCACTTTCTGCCGCAGCGGCTCGATGTGCTCGACGACGAGCTGAGCGTGGTGGAGAACGTGGCGCGGTTCGCGCCCGACGCGGCCAACAACCGGATCAGGGCGCGGCTCGCGCGTTTTCTGTTCCGGGGCGCGCGTGCCGACCAGCCGGCCGGGACCCTGTCGGGCGGCGAACGGTTCCGCGCGGCGCTCGCCGCACTGCTGCTCGCCGAGCCGGCGCCGCAGCTGCTGATGCTGGACGAGCCGACGAACAATCTGGACATGGCGAGCGTGCGGAAGCTGACGGCGGCCCTGGAGTCGTACGAGGGAGCGCTCATCGTGGCGAGTCACGATGTGCCGTTCCTGGAGTCGATCGGCATCACGCGCTGGCTGCTCCTGGACGGCGAGCTCCGTGACATCCGCGCGGACGAGGTACTCGGTGATCCGCGTTGA
- a CDS encoding VOC family protein produces the protein MLTTRFVTGSPNWIDLGTPDIEAANSFYGGLFGWTFQSAGPEAGGYGMFQLDGKTVAGGMTVAPDQGAPGWSLYFQTPDADATAKSVEQGGGAVVVEPMDVFELGRMAIFTDPSGAGFATWQPGQIKGLDVVNAPGSLCWAELYTPDPGQGLRFYSGVFGWETSSMPLPDGSGSYTMLNPAGTSADDMFGGVAPLASDPVEAADGPSWLPYFEVADCDATVAKAQELGGTVRMAPVDMEGVGRFAKLADPAGGHFAVLQGAQSEG, from the coding sequence ATGCTCACGACCCGCTTTGTCACAGGCTCCCCGAACTGGATCGACCTCGGCACACCCGACATCGAGGCGGCGAACAGTTTCTACGGCGGCCTGTTCGGCTGGACGTTCCAGTCGGCGGGGCCGGAGGCCGGTGGCTACGGCATGTTCCAGTTGGACGGTAAGACCGTCGCCGGCGGCATGACGGTCGCCCCGGACCAGGGCGCCCCCGGATGGAGCCTCTACTTCCAGACGCCCGATGCCGACGCCACGGCCAAGTCGGTCGAGCAGGGCGGAGGCGCCGTGGTCGTCGAACCGATGGACGTATTCGAACTGGGCCGCATGGCGATCTTCACCGACCCGTCGGGCGCGGGCTTCGCGACCTGGCAGCCCGGCCAGATCAAGGGCCTGGACGTCGTCAACGCCCCCGGCTCGCTGTGCTGGGCGGAGCTCTACACGCCGGACCCCGGGCAGGGGCTGCGCTTCTACAGCGGCGTCTTCGGCTGGGAGACATCCTCGATGCCGCTGCCGGACGGCAGCGGCTCGTACACCATGCTCAACCCGGCCGGGACGAGCGCGGACGACATGTTCGGCGGCGTCGCACCCCTGGCGTCGGACCCGGTCGAGGCGGCGGACGGGCCGTCGTGGCTGCCGTACTTCGAGGTCGCGGACTGCGATGCGACGGTGGCCAAGGCGCAGGAACTGGGCGGCACGGTCAGGATGGCGCCGGTGGACATGGAGGGCGTGGGCCGCTTCGCGAAGCTGGCGGACCCGGCGGGCGGACATTTCGCGGTGCTGCAGGGCGCACAGTCGGAGGGCTGA
- a CDS encoding VOC family protein, producing the protein MFGNTQAFSGFAADDIEKAKAFYSQTLGLKVTEEYGMLRLHLGSGAEVLVYPKAVHTPASFTVLNFPVDDIDAAVDELVRRGVRFERYPGMEGDDKGIVRGGGGPDIAWFTDPAGNVISVLQDT; encoded by the coding sequence ATGTTCGGCAACACGCAGGCGTTCAGCGGATTCGCCGCGGACGACATCGAGAAGGCGAAGGCCTTCTACAGCCAGACTCTGGGCCTGAAGGTGACCGAGGAGTACGGCATGCTGCGGCTGCACCTCGGCAGCGGCGCCGAGGTGCTGGTCTATCCCAAGGCCGTGCACACGCCGGCGTCGTTCACGGTTCTCAACTTCCCCGTGGACGACATCGACGCGGCCGTCGACGAGCTCGTCCGACGAGGCGTGCGATTCGAGCGGTACCCCGGCATGGAGGGCGACGACAAGGGCATCGTCCGGGGCGGCGGCGGCCCGGACATCGCGTGGTTCACGGACCCGGCGGGCAACGTCATCTCCGTGCTCCAGGACACCTAA
- a CDS encoding baeRF3 domain-containing protein — METDALTPALLRTLRETQPYPVVSVTVPTHRREPDNAQDAVRLRNLVAEAERRLDSDETVSRQARIDIKTQLDQAVAEVDLRHTLDGLVILANPGEHQIWYLPRRVPERVVLSDTYLTRNLVAAKAMDRPYWILAVAADRATLWHGSGESVREHNRNGFPKVMEPEVQDVQREERVGDSASTFRDEQIHRFLREVDAALSAVLAAEPRPLYLVGLAPALALLEEVGTVERDVAGKVLNGGLLNGPAHVLYRELEAGIGEFHRKEAARTIDRLVAARGRRTFAAGLDEVREAAQEGRAALVAVEENFQQTVRVDQGHLVPVDPAEPGSAPSEDGVREDIVDEIVEAALDSGAEVVFVPGDALAGHNRIAADLRY, encoded by the coding sequence ATGGAAACCGACGCCCTGACGCCTGCGTTGCTGCGGACCCTGCGCGAGACGCAGCCCTATCCGGTCGTATCCGTGACCGTCCCCACGCATCGGCGCGAGCCCGACAACGCTCAGGACGCGGTACGCCTTCGCAATCTTGTGGCGGAGGCAGAGCGTCGGCTCGACTCCGACGAGACGGTGTCGCGGCAGGCCCGGATCGACATCAAGACGCAGCTCGATCAGGCTGTCGCCGAGGTCGACCTGCGACACACCCTCGACGGGCTGGTGATCCTCGCGAATCCGGGCGAGCACCAGATCTGGTACCTCCCCCGGCGGGTACCGGAACGTGTCGTGCTGAGCGACACCTACCTGACCCGGAACCTGGTCGCCGCGAAGGCCATGGACCGCCCGTACTGGATCCTCGCCGTCGCCGCGGACCGCGCCACGCTGTGGCACGGCTCCGGAGAGTCCGTACGAGAGCACAATCGCAACGGGTTCCCCAAGGTCATGGAGCCGGAGGTGCAGGATGTGCAGCGCGAGGAGCGCGTGGGCGATTCGGCCAGCACCTTCCGCGACGAGCAGATCCACCGGTTCCTGCGGGAGGTGGACGCCGCGCTGTCCGCCGTTCTCGCCGCCGAGCCCCGCCCCCTCTACCTCGTCGGCCTGGCTCCCGCGCTGGCCCTGCTGGAGGAGGTGGGCACCGTCGAACGCGACGTCGCGGGAAAGGTACTCAACGGCGGCCTGCTGAACGGACCGGCGCACGTTCTGTACCGAGAACTGGAGGCCGGCATCGGCGAGTTCCACCGGAAGGAGGCGGCACGCACCATCGACCGGCTCGTCGCGGCCCGCGGCCGGCGCACCTTCGCCGCCGGCCTCGACGAAGTACGGGAGGCCGCCCAGGAGGGACGGGCCGCACTCGTCGCCGTCGAGGAGAACTTCCAGCAGACCGTTCGGGTCGACCAAGGGCATCTGGTGCCCGTCGACCCGGCGGAACCGGGCTCGGCTCCTTCCGAGGACGGCGTCCGTGAGGACATCGTCGACGAAATCGTGGAAGCCGCCCTGGACAGCGGTGCCGAGGTCGTCTTCGTTCCCGGCGACGCACTCGCCGGCCACAACCGCATCGCGGCCGACCTGCGCTACTGA
- a CDS encoding TetR/AcrR family transcriptional regulator, translating to MTGSTHTDGRVERGNQTRRLVLGRTMNIASVEGLEGLSLGRIATELKLSKSGVFALFGSKEELQLATVRAAIAVFADRVVQPAGELPPSADQVWALCRRWLDYSCDRVFAGGCFFYTVTAEFDARSGPVHDAVARTRADWVAYVERTIEDARLTGGFDADLDVPQLAFEIIAMMEAANAESVLHDDNSVYEKAARGILNRLRAAATDPAGLPERT from the coding sequence ATGACCGGCAGCACACACACGGACGGACGCGTCGAGCGCGGCAACCAGACCCGGCGCCTGGTGCTCGGGCGCACGATGAACATCGCCTCGGTCGAGGGCCTCGAAGGCCTCTCCCTGGGCCGTATCGCCACCGAACTGAAGCTCAGCAAGAGCGGCGTCTTCGCCCTCTTCGGCTCCAAGGAGGAGCTCCAGCTGGCAACGGTCCGCGCGGCGATCGCCGTCTTCGCCGACCGGGTGGTACAGCCGGCCGGCGAGCTGCCGCCGAGCGCCGACCAGGTGTGGGCCCTGTGCCGGAGGTGGCTGGACTACTCCTGTGACCGCGTCTTCGCCGGCGGCTGCTTCTTCTACACCGTCACCGCCGAGTTCGACGCCCGCAGCGGCCCCGTGCACGACGCGGTCGCCAGGACCCGGGCCGACTGGGTGGCGTACGTGGAACGGACGATCGAGGATGCCCGGCTCACGGGCGGCTTCGATGCGGACCTCGACGTACCGCAACTGGCCTTCGAGATCATCGCGATGATGGAGGCGGCCAACGCCGAGTCCGTGCTGCACGACGACAACTCCGTGTACGAGAAGGCCGCGCGCGGCATCCTGAACCGCCTGCGCGCGGCGGCGACCGACCCGGCCGGGCTGCCGGAGCGGACCTGA
- a CDS encoding alpha/beta hydrolase: protein MHPLAPLLRTVLNATSHIAPGLAGRAVFALFARPLGRSRPRPSEREVLAQARAGRLTVNGKRVVTYTWGDGERPVLLVHGWSSRGSRFTDFVTALRDRGYSPVAFDAPGHGDSEGRATTILEYREIIRKLHARHGDFEAVVAHSFGVLATFFALRDGVVARRIVGVGGVGSFDYLVDGFCAGLGLRDRLKHELRRHIEGLLFPGEPGIWQRFNVAYRPEEVGVPVLLFHDEGDDMVPLSQSRLTAAAHGERARLVVTRGLGHRRILADPQVVAEAVAFAVSGRDEAAVGSHAPDPAP, encoded by the coding sequence ATGCACCCCCTGGCACCGCTCCTTCGCACCGTTCTGAACGCGACCTCCCATATCGCGCCCGGACTCGCCGGACGGGCGGTCTTCGCCCTCTTCGCCCGCCCCCTCGGCCGCAGCCGACCGCGGCCGTCCGAACGGGAAGTGCTCGCCCAGGCGCGCGCCGGCCGGCTCACGGTGAACGGCAAGCGCGTCGTCACCTACACATGGGGCGACGGTGAGCGCCCCGTACTGCTGGTGCACGGCTGGTCCTCGCGCGGCTCGCGCTTCACCGACTTCGTCACCGCCCTGCGCGACAGGGGCTACAGCCCTGTCGCCTTCGATGCTCCCGGGCACGGTGACTCGGAGGGGCGTGCCACGACGATCCTCGAATACCGCGAGATCATCCGGAAGTTGCACGCCAGGCACGGCGACTTCGAGGCCGTCGTCGCGCACTCCTTCGGAGTCCTCGCCACGTTCTTCGCGTTGCGCGACGGTGTGGTGGCCCGTCGGATCGTGGGCGTCGGCGGCGTCGGCAGCTTCGACTATCTCGTCGACGGGTTCTGTGCCGGCCTCGGACTGCGCGACCGGCTGAAGCATGAACTGCGCCGCCATATCGAAGGATTGCTCTTCCCGGGGGAGCCCGGGATATGGCAGCGCTTCAACGTCGCCTACCGGCCCGAGGAGGTCGGCGTCCCGGTTCTGCTCTTCCACGACGAGGGCGACGACATGGTGCCGCTGTCGCAGTCACGGCTCACCGCGGCCGCGCACGGTGAGCGCGCCCGCCTCGTCGTCACCCGTGGACTCGGACACCGCCGGATCCTGGCGGACCCCCAAGTCGTCGCCGAGGCGGTGGCCTTCGCCGTCTCCGGCCGTGACGAGGCCGCCGTGGGCTCGCACGCACCAGACCCCGCTCCCTGA